Proteins from one Bacillota bacterium genomic window:
- a CDS encoding alkaline phosphatase family protein, translating into MAAHVILVFVDGVGVPSHARGSPFDDPGLPTWRILGGDLPPEGREPREGRLATLVPVDAGLGLPGLPQSATGQTALLTGVNAAARLGRHRSGQPTPTLIRLLRADNLLLRLRGAGLPVALANSHSDGFLRWFARMRELWLAQEGARGRVDLHLHPPDPGRPAWLRPPASAWAADVAGVPLRGPKELERGLAVPHDLGPDPAEAGRRLAQLGRLHAFTLFEYWLTDEAGHRREASLIRARLHALDSFLGALLEASDLSETLLLVASDHGNVEEPASRRHTTNPAFLALAGAGRERLVPRLRSLVDVAGAVQEALGVSARQPMAAGPAARG; encoded by the coding sequence GTGGCGGCACACGTGATCCTGGTCTTTGTCGACGGCGTGGGCGTGCCGTCGCACGCCCGGGGCAGCCCGTTCGACGACCCGGGCCTCCCCACTTGGCGCATCCTGGGGGGCGACCTGCCTCCGGAAGGCCGCGAGCCCCGGGAGGGCAGGCTGGCCACGCTGGTTCCCGTCGACGCCGGCCTCGGTCTGCCCGGTCTTCCACAGAGCGCGACCGGGCAGACCGCCCTGCTCACCGGGGTGAACGCCGCGGCCCGCCTGGGACGCCACCGGAGCGGGCAGCCCACGCCGACCCTGATCCGCCTCCTGCGCGCGGACAACCTGCTCCTCCGCCTCCGCGGAGCCGGCCTGCCGGTGGCCCTGGCCAACTCCCACAGCGACGGCTTCCTCCGGTGGTTCGCCCGGATGCGCGAACTCTGGCTGGCCCAGGAAGGCGCCCGGGGCCGCGTCGACCTCCACCTCCACCCGCCCGATCCGGGCCGCCCGGCTTGGCTCCGACCGCCCGCCAGCGCCTGGGCTGCGGACGTGGCCGGCGTCCCGCTCCGCGGCCCGAAGGAGCTGGAGCGCGGTCTCGCCGTTCCGCACGACCTGGGCCCCGACCCGGCCGAGGCGGGGCGGCGTCTGGCACAGTTGGGGCGGCTTCACGCCTTCACGCTCTTCGAGTACTGGCTGACCGACGAGGCGGGTCACCGCAGGGAAGCCTCCCTGATCCGCGCGCGGCTGCACGCCCTGGACTCCTTCCTGGGCGCGCTGCTGGAGGCGAGCGATCTCTCCGAGACGCTGCTGCTGGTGGCGAGCGACCATGGTAACGTGGAGGAGCCGGCGAGCCGGCGGCATACCACCAACCCGGCCTTCCTGGCGCTGGCGGGGGCGGGGCGGGAGAGGCTGGTGCCCCGCCTGCGCAGCCTGGTGGACGTGGCGGGAGCGGTGCAGGAGGCGCTGGGCGTATCCGCCCGCCAACCGATGGCGGCCGGGCCGGCGGCCCGGGGATGA
- a CDS encoding CoA-binding protein, translating to MLADLLRRARTVAVVGLSPRPERPSHDVARYLQEHGYRIVPVNPGHDEILGERSYPSVESIPAELAVDVVDVFRRPEEVPGVVEQVLRRGSVGALWLQLGVIAPEAARKARDAGLLVVMDRCMKVEHRRLLGD from the coding sequence ATCCTCGCGGATCTCCTGCGCCGCGCGCGGACCGTGGCGGTGGTGGGGCTGTCGCCCCGGCCGGAGCGGCCCAGCCATGACGTGGCCCGCTATCTGCAGGAGCACGGCTACCGCATCGTGCCCGTCAACCCCGGCCACGACGAGATCCTCGGCGAGCGCTCGTATCCCAGCGTGGAGAGTATCCCGGCGGAACTGGCCGTGGACGTGGTCGATGTCTTCCGCCGGCCCGAGGAGGTTCCGGGGGTGGTGGAGCAGGTGCTGCGCCGCGGCTCCGTCGGCGCCCTCTGGCTCCAGCTTGGCGTGATCGCCCCGGAGGCCGCCCGGAAGGCGCGGGATGCGGGCCTCCTGGTGGTCATGGACCGCTGTATGAAGGTGGAACATCGCCGCCTCCTCGGTGACTGA
- a CDS encoding CBS and ACT domain-containing protein: MAMRIRDLMSRPVISVPPSMSLRDAWQIVREHGFRHLPVAEGDRLVGMISDRDLRDAAPSSLESRPDTTAFDRTPVRYVMITPVETIGPDEPVEEAAALMLDRKVSALPVVDESGALVGIVSTSDLLRHLAVLTGVLASGSSRIEVRLPHDPGALGRLGGALQQAGLCALSLLSQPEGEGCRLILRLEGIDPRPAVESLRAAGFEVSWPGEGD, encoded by the coding sequence ATGGCGATGCGGATCCGCGACCTGATGAGCCGTCCGGTGATCTCCGTCCCGCCGTCGATGAGCCTGCGCGACGCCTGGCAGATCGTCCGGGAGCACGGTTTCCGCCACCTTCCCGTGGCGGAGGGCGACAGGCTGGTGGGGATGATCTCCGACCGTGACCTGCGGGACGCCGCTCCCTCCTCGTTGGAGAGCCGGCCGGATACCACCGCCTTCGACCGGACGCCTGTCCGCTACGTGATGATCACGCCCGTGGAGACCATCGGACCCGACGAGCCGGTGGAAGAGGCGGCGGCGCTCATGCTGGACCGGAAGGTGAGCGCCCTCCCGGTGGTGGACGAGAGCGGTGCGCTGGTGGGCATCGTCAGCACCAGCGACCTCTTGCGCCACTTGGCCGTGCTGACCGGCGTGCTGGCGTCCGGGAGCTCGCGGATCGAGGTCCGGCTGCCCCACGACCCGGGGGCGCTGGGGCGGCTGGGGGGTGCGCTGCAGCAGGCAGGCCTCTGCGCGCTCAGCCTGCTCAGCCAGCCAGAAGGCGAAGGCTGCCGCCTCATCCTCCGGCTGGAGGGGATCGACCCTCGCCCTGCCGTGGAGAGCCTTCGGGCCGCGGGTTTCGAGGTGAGCTGGCCCGGGGAGGGCGACTGA